One Sagittula stellata E-37 genomic window carries:
- the pssA gene encoding CDP-diacylglycerol--serine O-phosphatidyltransferase, whose product MSDLPPEPDSQAEDRSQVSLLMLLPNMVTLTGMSFGFTAIRFAMEGRFGAAVFAILIAALADGLDGLLARKLKAESPMGAQLDSLSDFLCFGVAPAVVVYQVHLAHTGGFGWVFALLFAAATCLRLARFNVMSGQADESAGPKRHFVGVPAPAGAMLGLLPVFMMLAGGWDAGEAPAMVALWLALIGVLMISKLKTPSPKAIKVPRRMIAVILFATVTVIGFSFTHPWYLLVLLDWAYLAVVALAAIRARGRLFG is encoded by the coding sequence ATGTCGGATCTCCCCCCCGAGCCGGACTCACAGGCGGAGGACCGCAGCCAGGTCTCTCTGCTGATGCTCCTGCCCAACATGGTCACGCTGACCGGCATGAGCTTTGGCTTCACGGCCATCCGGTTCGCGATGGAGGGACGGTTCGGGGCCGCGGTCTTCGCCATCCTGATCGCCGCGCTGGCGGACGGCCTCGACGGGTTGCTCGCCCGCAAGCTGAAGGCCGAGTCGCCGATGGGGGCGCAACTGGACTCGCTGTCCGATTTCCTGTGCTTCGGCGTCGCACCGGCGGTTGTCGTCTACCAGGTGCACCTGGCCCATACCGGCGGGTTCGGCTGGGTCTTTGCGCTGCTGTTCGCCGCCGCCACCTGCCTGCGGCTCGCGCGGTTCAACGTCATGTCGGGGCAGGCCGATGAGAGTGCCGGGCCGAAACGCCACTTCGTCGGTGTGCCTGCACCTGCGGGGGCCATGCTGGGCCTTCTGCCGGTTTTCATGATGCTTGCCGGCGGATGGGACGCGGGGGAGGCACCGGCCATGGTCGCCCTCTGGCTCGCGCTGATCGGTGTGCTGATGATCTCCAAGCTGAAGACGCCGTCCCCGAAGGCGATCAAGGTGCCGCGCCGCATGATCGCGGTCATCCTGTTTGCCACGGTCACGGTGATCGGGTTCAGCTTCACCCACCCGTGGTATCTGTTGGTTTTGCTCGACTGGGCCTATCTGGCCGTCGTCGCACTGGCTGCCATCCGGGCGCGCGGTCGTCTCTTCGGCTGA
- a CDS encoding phosphatidylserine decarboxylase, whose protein sequence is MSVSMLSTFVKPMHPEGRKFVAIAAAIAVVLFLVWEPLGWIAAGVTVWVYYFFRDPERVTPNRPDVMVSPADGIVSLLEPAIPPAELGLGDAEMMRISVFMSVFNCHVNRLPTAGTVDTVAYRPGKFLNASLDKASEDNERNGLAVTLPDGRRYGVVQIAGLVARRILCWTKKGDTLERGERFGLIRFGSRLDIYLPPGATSLVRIGQTMVAGETVIADLTAETGEG, encoded by the coding sequence ATGTCTGTCTCCATGCTGTCCACCTTCGTCAAGCCGATGCACCCGGAAGGGCGGAAATTCGTTGCCATAGCAGCCGCGATCGCGGTCGTCCTGTTCCTCGTGTGGGAACCGCTGGGGTGGATTGCCGCTGGCGTGACGGTCTGGGTCTACTACTTCTTCCGCGATCCGGAGCGTGTGACGCCGAACCGCCCGGACGTCATGGTATCGCCTGCGGACGGGATCGTGTCGCTGCTGGAACCCGCCATTCCCCCGGCAGAGCTGGGTCTGGGCGATGCGGAAATGATGCGCATCTCTGTGTTCATGTCGGTCTTCAACTGCCATGTGAACCGGCTGCCGACCGCCGGGACGGTCGATACCGTCGCTTACCGGCCGGGCAAATTCCTCAACGCCTCGCTCGACAAGGCGTCGGAGGACAACGAACGCAACGGCCTTGCCGTGACCCTGCCGGACGGGCGCCGCTACGGCGTGGTCCAGATCGCAGGTCTCGTGGCGCGCCGTATCCTGTGCTGGACCAAGAAAGGCGATACGCTGGAGCGCGGCGAGCGGTTCGGCCTGATCCGGTTCGGCTCCCGTCTCGACATCTACCTGCCGCCCGGCGCCACGTCGCTGGTCCGCATCGGCCAGACGATGGTTGCGGGCGAAACGGTCATCGCCGATCTGACCGCCGAAACCGGAGAAGGCTGA
- a CDS encoding peptide ABC transporter substrate-binding protein, with amino-acid sequence MSRLAQLTLTTFLTAGIATVGLAQETHPETGEALAADQTFTYRILDEFSSLDPQVVEDVTGSEVARDLFEGLMNQDENGELVPGVATGYEASEDKTTYTFTLRDDAKWSNGDPVTAQDFVFAWRRAVSPELASPYQWYMSLMSIENADAIIAGEMAPEELGVTAVDDRTLEVKLSQPLSYFPQMVTHATTFPAPQKVVEEFGADWTKTENIVSNGAYVLTEHIPNERSTRERNEMYWDNENTIIDKTVALVINDENVALTRFLAGELDRTEIPAGQFPRLSKEHPDEAISFPRLCNYYYTFNLSDSGPEAFKDVNVRKALALAIDRDIITKNVLAGGEVAAYSFTPAAVANFEPPVSEMQEMTQAERDAKAKELLAEAGYGPDNPLKFGMMYNTSDNHQKIAVVMSQMWKQKLGVEVELSNMEWKVFLEVRGNQDFELARGAWCGDYNEASTFLDLLTTPSGYNDGKYSNADYDALIQEAKSADDSAPLYTEAEQIFAQDMPVIPVYHAAGVYMMDSDVGNWPVNNVEQNWYSKDLYKVAE; translated from the coding sequence ATGTCAAGACTCGCCCAACTGACTCTGACGACATTTCTGACAGCCGGCATCGCCACCGTCGGACTGGCGCAGGAGACCCACCCGGAGACCGGCGAGGCGCTGGCCGCCGATCAGACCTTCACCTACCGCATCCTGGACGAATTCTCTTCGCTCGACCCGCAGGTCGTCGAGGACGTGACCGGGTCGGAAGTGGCGCGCGACCTGTTCGAAGGCCTGATGAACCAGGACGAAAACGGCGAACTGGTGCCGGGTGTCGCCACCGGATACGAGGCCTCGGAAGACAAGACCACCTACACCTTCACGCTGCGTGACGATGCGAAATGGTCGAATGGCGATCCGGTGACTGCGCAGGACTTCGTCTTCGCGTGGCGCCGTGCTGTCTCGCCGGAACTGGCATCGCCGTACCAGTGGTACATGTCGCTGATGTCCATCGAGAACGCCGATGCCATCATCGCAGGCGAGATGGCCCCCGAAGAGCTGGGCGTCACCGCCGTCGACGACCGCACGCTCGAAGTGAAGCTGAGCCAGCCGCTGTCCTACTTCCCGCAGATGGTGACGCATGCCACGACCTTCCCGGCACCGCAGAAGGTGGTTGAGGAGTTCGGCGCCGACTGGACCAAGACGGAGAACATCGTCTCGAACGGCGCTTACGTGCTGACCGAACACATCCCGAACGAACGCTCCACCCGCGAGCGCAACGAGATGTACTGGGACAACGAGAACACCATCATCGACAAGACCGTGGCGCTGGTCATCAACGACGAGAACGTGGCCCTGACCCGGTTCCTCGCCGGTGAACTCGACCGCACCGAGATCCCCGCAGGCCAGTTCCCGCGCCTGTCCAAGGAGCACCCTGACGAGGCGATCAGCTTTCCGCGGCTGTGCAATTACTACTATACGTTCAACCTGTCCGACAGCGGCCCCGAAGCGTTCAAGGACGTGAACGTCCGCAAGGCCCTGGCCCTGGCCATCGACCGCGACATCATCACCAAGAACGTGCTGGCGGGCGGAGAAGTGGCGGCCTACAGCTTCACGCCGGCCGCCGTCGCCAACTTCGAACCGCCGGTCTCCGAAATGCAGGAGATGACCCAGGCGGAACGCGACGCGAAGGCGAAGGAACTCCTGGCGGAGGCGGGCTACGGTCCCGACAACCCGCTGAAGTTCGGCATGATGTACAACACCTCCGACAACCACCAGAAAATCGCCGTGGTCATGTCGCAGATGTGGAAGCAGAAGCTGGGCGTCGAGGTCGAACTGTCCAACATGGAGTGGAAGGTCTTCCTCGAAGTGCGCGGCAATCAGGACTTCGAACTGGCGCGCGGTGCATGGTGCGGCGACTACAACGAGGCGTCCACCTTCCTCGACCTGCTGACGACGCCGTCCGGCTATAACGACGGCAAGTACTCCAACGCCGACTATGACGCGCTGATCCAGGAGGCTAAGTCCGCCGACGACAGCGCACCGCTTTACACCGAGGCCGAGCAGATCTTTGCACAGGACATGCCGGTGATCCCGGTCTACCACGCGGCGGGCGTCTACATGATGGACAGCGACGTGGGCAACTGGCCGGTCAACAACGTCGAACAGAACTGGTATTCGAAGGACCTCTACAAGGTCGCCGAGTAA
- the oppB gene encoding oligopeptide ABC transporter permease OppB, which produces MLSYVIRRLLVAVPTILLLVIAAFAMMQLAPGGPFTSERPLPPEVLANIERRYGLDQPLWKQLWDYFANIVLHFDFGPSFVYKDRDVNDIIAQGFPISLTYGSLAFLAATVVGVVLGIAAAIRHNTWIDYAAVSLGIAAQALPNFIMGPILILTFTLWLGLLPGGGWNGGQWQYLIMPVIALSTSYMGSIARITRSSMLEVLNSNFIRTARAKGLPQGTIIWRHAMKPTLLPVISYLGPVFVYVLTGSVFVDLYFSTGGLGQSYVNSALTRDYAVLLGVTILYGALTVVVNLLTDLAYAWFDPKIRY; this is translated from the coding sequence ATGCTTTCTTATGTGATCCGACGGCTTCTGGTTGCTGTCCCGACGATCCTGTTACTGGTGATCGCTGCCTTTGCCATGATGCAGCTTGCGCCGGGCGGGCCATTCACTTCCGAACGTCCCCTGCCCCCCGAGGTGCTCGCCAACATCGAGCGTCGCTACGGCCTCGACCAGCCGCTGTGGAAGCAGCTCTGGGACTATTTCGCCAATATCGTCCTGCATTTCGATTTCGGGCCGTCCTTCGTCTACAAGGACCGGGACGTGAACGACATCATCGCGCAGGGCTTCCCGATCTCGCTGACCTACGGGTCGCTGGCCTTCCTCGCCGCGACGGTTGTGGGTGTGGTTCTCGGCATCGCCGCCGCGATCCGGCACAACACCTGGATCGATTACGCCGCCGTGTCGCTGGGGATCGCCGCACAGGCGCTGCCGAACTTCATCATGGGCCCGATCCTGATCCTGACCTTCACGCTCTGGCTGGGGCTGTTGCCCGGCGGCGGCTGGAACGGCGGACAGTGGCAATACCTCATCATGCCGGTGATTGCGCTTTCGACCTCCTACATGGGGTCCATCGCGCGGATCACCCGGTCGTCGATGCTGGAAGTGCTGAACTCCAACTTCATCCGCACCGCCCGTGCCAAGGGCCTGCCGCAAGGCACGATCATCTGGCGACACGCGATGAAGCCGACACTGCTGCCGGTGATCTCCTACCTCGGGCCGGTCTTCGTTTACGTGCTGACGGGGTCCGTCTTCGTCGATCTCTACTTCTCCACCGGCGGCCTCGGTCAGAGCTACGTGAACTCCGCCCTCACCCGCGACTATGCGGTGCTGCTGGGCGTGACGATCCTGTACGGCGCGCTGACCGTCGTCGTGAACCTGCTGACCGACCTCGCCTACGCGTGGTTCGATCCCAAGATCCGGTACTGA